From Candidatus Methylomirabilis sp., a single genomic window includes:
- the ndhC gene encoding NADH-quinone oxidoreductase subunit A gives MLIEYLPIGILILLAVAFAGGSILLSSLIGPRHPTPEKLAPYECGITPVGSARDRFAVRFYLVAMLFIVFDIEIVFLYPWAVIYRSLGWFGFWEMVAFLGVLSLGLAYVWRKGGLEWE, from the coding sequence ATGCTGATCGAGTACCTGCCCATCGGCATCCTGATCCTCCTGGCGGTCGCCTTCGCCGGAGGATCGATCCTCCTCTCGTCCCTCATCGGTCCGAGGCACCCCACCCCCGAGAAGCTGGCTCCCTACGAGTGCGGCATCACGCCGGTCGGGTCGGCCCGGGACCGGTTTGCCGTGCGGTTCTACCTGGTCGCCATGCTCTTCATCGTGTTCGACATCGAGATCGTCTTCCTCTACCCCTGGGCGGTCATCTACCGCTCGCTCGGCTGGTTCGGCTTCTGGGAGATGGTCGCCTTCCTCGGGGTCCTCTCCCTGGGGCTTGCCTACGTCTGGCGGAAGGGGGGCCTGGAGTGGGAGTAG
- the atpE gene encoding ATP synthase F0 subunit C: MKGTRGVGVVVAAGLLLALATVAGAAEPAGARDTTYFWMTVVTGGFGMAIASAMAAFAQGRAVAAALDGMARQPNAAGRIQTALIIGLAFIESLAIYVLLIALILLFANPFAAELLKG; this comes from the coding sequence ATGAAGGGAACGCGGGGGGTGGGAGTGGTCGTGGCCGCAGGCCTCCTTCTCGCCCTGGCGACGGTGGCTGGAGCGGCCGAGCCGGCCGGGGCGAGGGACACCACGTACTTCTGGATGACCGTAGTCACGGGTGGCTTCGGGATGGCCATCGCCTCGGCCATGGCTGCCTTCGCCCAGGGGCGCGCCGTCGCGGCGGCCCTCGACGGGATGGCCCGGCAGCCGAACGCCGCGGGCCGGATCCAGACGGCCCTCATCATCGGGTTGGCCTTCATCGAGTCGCTGGCCATCTACGTGCTGCTCATCGCGCTCATCCTGTTGTTCGCGAACCCCTTCGCCGCCGAGCTGTTGAAGGGGTAA
- the atpB gene encoding F0F1 ATP synthase subunit A: MAARRRRDGSAVEAIEHSAIFMIPNFLAPWLPGAFVPDHVAMAWLVIALLTALSVLCTRRLQPVPGPLQNALEVTLEAFTGVIDSIIGHHGRKYLPLLGAVGLFILVANLLGLVPGFKSPTANINTTAALALTIFVAYHYFGVREQGALTYAKHFLGPVGSLPKALLIVMGPIMVPVFVLVEVIGHCARVLSLSIRLFGNIFGEDAVILFLFFLAPLIAPLPMMGLAIFTSVVQTLVFVMLSTIYIAGAVEHAHEEP, translated from the coding sequence ATGGCGGCCAGACGCCGCCGGGACGGGAGCGCCGTGGAGGCCATCGAGCATTCCGCGATCTTCATGATCCCGAACTTCCTCGCCCCCTGGCTGCCGGGGGCCTTCGTCCCGGACCATGTGGCGATGGCCTGGCTGGTGATCGCCCTGCTGACCGCACTCTCGGTCCTCTGTACCCGCCGCCTCCAGCCGGTGCCCGGCCCCCTGCAGAACGCGCTGGAGGTGACGCTCGAAGCCTTCACCGGCGTCATTGACTCCATCATCGGCCATCACGGGCGGAAGTACCTCCCCCTCCTGGGGGCCGTGGGCCTCTTCATCCTGGTGGCCAACCTGCTCGGCCTCGTCCCGGGGTTCAAGTCGCCGACGGCGAACATCAACACCACGGCCGCCCTGGCCCTCACGATCTTCGTCGCCTACCACTACTTCGGGGTCCGGGAGCAGGGGGCCCTCACCTACGCGAAGCACTTCCTGGGCCCGGTGGGCTCGCTGCCGAAGGCCCTTCTCATCGTGATGGGGCCGATCATGGTCCCCGTGTTCGTCCTGGTGGAAGTGATCGGGCACTGCGCACGGGTTCTCTCCCTCTCCATCCGGCTCTTCGGGAACATCTTCGGGGAGGACGCCGTGATCCTCTTCCTGTTCTTCCTGGCCCCCCTGATCGCGCCGCTGCCGATGATGGGGCTGGCCATCTTCACCAGCGTCGTGCAGACGCTGGTGTTCGTCATGCTCTCCACGATCTACATCGCGGGGGCCGTGGAGCACGCCCACGAGGAACCCTGA
- a CDS encoding AtpZ/AtpI family protein — translation MRGEPSPWRQVGLLAGLGLTLAVATAIGVGVGILADRWLGSEPWGLILGLLLGVTAGFRQVLRDIRRATRA, via the coding sequence ATGCGGGGCGAACCATCCCCCTGGCGGCAGGTGGGGCTCCTGGCCGGCCTGGGGCTGACCCTGGCGGTGGCGACGGCCATCGGGGTGGGCGTGGGCATCCTGGCCGATCGCTGGCTGGGGAGCGAGCCCTGGGGGTTGATCCTGGGGCTCCTGCTCGGCGTCACGGCCGGCTTCCGGCAGGTCCTGCGGGACATCCGACGGGCCACGCGCGCCTGA
- a CDS encoding NADH-quinone oxidoreductase subunit N, giving the protein MSTTFNPADVWLLLPELMVAGCATAVLVLDFCLGERVRTALGWLSVAGLLAAGGLAAGQVGQRAVGFSGMLLVDPFAVYFKVIFLVATLMIILMAMPYLRVEQVGAGEFYAITLYATAAMMLMGAAGNLLSLYVALETMAISIYVLCGYLKRDQKSNEAALKYLLMGAFSSGVILYGMVMLYGLTGTLDLREVGAALRGVPLTNPALVVGMVMLTAGFGFKIAMVPFHMYIPDVYEGAPTPVTAYIAVASEAAGFAALLRVFFLAMPMLQVNWTLLFSVLAALTMTVGNVVAIAQTNIKRMLAYSGIAHVGYTLIGLAAGTELGISAMLLYVLAYYFMTAGAFAMVVYLCSGQVKGDRIEDFAGLAQAHPAAAFAMLIFLLSLTGIPPTVGFVGKFYLFSAAIESKIYWLAVVGVVNTVISLFYYMRVAMVMYMRESPSSLPVNRSLALTAALALALLGTLVIGVYPEPFLEVARASIRGVLG; this is encoded by the coding sequence ATGAGCACCACCTTCAACCCCGCCGACGTCTGGCTCCTCCTCCCGGAGCTGATGGTGGCCGGATGCGCGACGGCCGTCCTCGTCCTCGACTTCTGCCTCGGGGAGCGGGTCCGGACGGCGCTCGGCTGGCTCAGCGTGGCGGGACTGCTGGCGGCGGGGGGGCTCGCGGCGGGCCAGGTGGGGCAGCGGGCCGTCGGCTTCTCCGGCATGCTCCTGGTGGACCCGTTCGCCGTCTACTTCAAGGTGATCTTCCTGGTGGCCACCCTGATGATCATTTTAATGGCCATGCCTTACCTCAGGGTCGAGCAGGTGGGGGCGGGCGAGTTCTACGCCATCACCCTCTACGCCACCGCGGCCATGATGCTGATGGGGGCGGCGGGGAACCTCCTCTCCCTCTACGTGGCGCTGGAGACCATGGCCATCTCCATCTACGTGCTCTGCGGCTACCTGAAGCGGGACCAGAAGTCCAACGAGGCGGCCCTGAAGTACCTGCTGATGGGCGCCTTCTCCTCGGGGGTCATCCTCTACGGGATGGTGATGCTGTACGGCCTCACGGGCACCCTGGACCTCCGGGAGGTGGGGGCGGCCCTCAGGGGCGTCCCCCTCACCAACCCCGCCCTGGTCGTGGGGATGGTGATGCTCACGGCGGGGTTCGGGTTCAAGATCGCCATGGTCCCGTTCCACATGTACATCCCGGACGTCTACGAGGGCGCCCCGACGCCGGTCACCGCCTACATCGCGGTGGCCTCGGAGGCGGCGGGGTTCGCCGCCCTGCTCCGGGTCTTCTTCCTGGCCATGCCGATGCTCCAGGTGAACTGGACCTTGCTGTTCTCGGTCTTGGCGGCCCTCACCATGACCGTGGGGAACGTGGTGGCGATCGCCCAGACCAACATCAAGCGGATGCTGGCCTACTCCGGCATCGCCCACGTGGGCTACACCCTCATCGGGCTGGCGGCCGGGACGGAGCTCGGCATCTCGGCCATGCTGCTGTACGTCCTGGCCTACTACTTCATGACGGCGGGCGCCTTCGCCATGGTCGTCTACCTGTGCAGCGGCCAGGTGAAGGGGGACCGGATCGAGGACTTCGCCGGGCTGGCCCAGGCCCACCCGGCGGCCGCCTTCGCCATGCTGATCTTCCTCTTAAGCCTCACCGGCATCCCGCCCACGGTGGGGTTCGTGGGGAAGTTTTACCTGTTCAGCGCAGCCATCGAGAGCAAGATCTACTGGCTGGCCGTCGTCGGGGTCGTCAACACCGTCATCTCCCTCTTCTACTACATGCGGGTGGCCATGGTGATGTACATGCGGGAGAGCCCGTCGTCCTTGCCGGTGAACCGGTCGCTGGCGCTGACGGCCGCGCTGGCCCTGGCCCTCCTCGGGACATTAGTCATCGGGGTCTACCCCGAGCCCTTCCTCGAGGTGGCGCGGGCCTCCATCCGGGGGGTCCTGGGGTAG
- a CDS encoding NADH-quinone oxidoreductase subunit M, which yields MALDGWILTLITFLPTVGAVLILLAPPGRLAPIRGLALAFSTATFVLSLWIPWRFDMATADMQFVQQVPWIPAIGVSYFVGLDGISLWLILLTTLLSAISVLASWGPITERVKEYMVFMLLLETGMLGVFVSLDFFLFYVFWEVMLVPMYFLIGVWGGPRKLYAAIKFFLYTLFGSVLMLLGILAIFFYHHAQTGEYTFNIFRMVEPGLPPNYQWWIWLSFFIAFAIKVPMFPFHTWLPDAHVEAPTAGSVILAGVLLKMGTYGFLRFSLPMLPDASREFIWLIVLLSVIAIIYGAMVSLVQPDMKKLIAYSSVSHMGFVTLGIFALNAQGIQGSILQMVNHGLSTGALFLIVGLIYDRRHTRMIADLGGLSGVMPVYATCFAIIMLSSMGLPGLNGFVGEILILLGAFRVDWRWAAAGAIGIVLGAAYLLWLYQRTMFGPITHEENRTLTDLDGRELATLVPIIILCFWIGLYPMPFLNAMAPSVNKVIQKVNATAALRAEAPAPRLPEEAKTVR from the coding sequence ATGGCGCTCGACGGCTGGATCCTGACCCTGATCACATTCCTGCCCACGGTCGGGGCCGTCCTGATCCTCCTCGCCCCGCCGGGCCGGCTCGCCCCGATCCGGGGGCTAGCCCTCGCCTTCTCGACGGCCACGTTCGTCCTCAGTCTCTGGATCCCCTGGCGCTTCGACATGGCCACGGCCGACATGCAGTTCGTCCAGCAGGTCCCGTGGATCCCGGCCATCGGCGTGTCGTACTTCGTGGGGCTGGACGGGATCAGCCTCTGGCTGATCCTGCTGACCACGCTCCTCAGCGCCATCTCGGTCCTGGCCTCCTGGGGGCCCATCACGGAGCGGGTGAAGGAGTACATGGTCTTCATGCTGCTCCTGGAGACGGGGATGCTGGGGGTCTTCGTGTCCCTGGACTTCTTCCTCTTCTACGTCTTCTGGGAGGTCATGCTGGTCCCCATGTACTTCCTGATCGGGGTCTGGGGGGGGCCCCGGAAGCTCTACGCCGCCATCAAGTTCTTCCTGTACACGCTCTTCGGCTCCGTCCTGATGCTCCTGGGGATCCTGGCCATCTTCTTCTACCACCACGCCCAGACGGGGGAGTACACCTTCAACATCTTCCGGATGGTGGAGCCGGGCCTGCCGCCCAACTACCAGTGGTGGATCTGGCTCTCCTTCTTCATCGCCTTCGCCATCAAGGTCCCCATGTTCCCGTTCCACACGTGGCTCCCCGACGCCCACGTGGAGGCGCCCACGGCTGGCTCCGTCATCCTGGCCGGCGTCTTACTGAAGATGGGGACCTACGGGTTCCTCCGCTTCAGCCTCCCCATGCTCCCCGACGCCAGCCGGGAGTTCATCTGGCTCATCGTGCTCCTCTCCGTCATCGCGATCATCTACGGGGCCATGGTCTCCCTCGTGCAGCCGGACATGAAGAAGCTGATCGCCTACTCCTCGGTGAGCCACATGGGCTTCGTCACCCTGGGAATCTTCGCGCTGAACGCCCAGGGGATTCAGGGGTCCATCCTCCAGATGGTCAACCACGGGCTCTCCACCGGGGCCCTCTTCCTCATCGTCGGTCTCATCTACGACCGGCGGCACACCCGGATGATCGCCGACCTGGGCGGCCTGAGCGGAGTCATGCCGGTCTATGCCACCTGCTTCGCCATTATCATGCTCTCCTCCATGGGCCTGCCCGGCCTCAATGGGTTCGTGGGGGAGATTCTGATCCTGCTGGGCGCGTTCCGGGTGGATTGGCGGTGGGCCGCCGCCGGGGCGATCGGCATCGTGCTCGGGGCGGCGTACCTCCTGTGGCTCTACCAGCGGACGATGTTCGGGCCCATCACCCACGAGGAGAACCGGACCCTGACGGACCTGGACGGCCGGGAGCTGGCCACGCTGGTCCCCATCATTATCCTCTGCTTCTGGATCGGGCTGTACCCCATGCCGTTCCTGAACGCCATGGCCCCCTCCGTGAACAAGGTCATTCAGAAGGTCAACGCGACAGCCGCCCTGCGGGCGGAGGCGCCGGCGCCGCGGCTGCCGGAGGAGGCGAAGACCGTCCGATGA